taaatgtgttcatgttcgaaataaactaaaagaaagaaagaaagaaagaaagaaaccttgtttgggtccctattaaaaggttaatttgttcaaccttggcccgcggctttgttcagttttaaattttggcccactttgtatttgagtttcacacccctggtctaatgtgTGGGCAGCTTGGTGCtaatggtagagcggccgtgccagcaacctgagggttccagatTCGATTTACCATTTAGTATGTCAATaactagggcagcacggtggaagaggggttagtgcgtctgcctcacaatacgaaggtcctgagtagtcgtgagttcaatcccgggctcgggatctttctgtgtggagtttgcatgtcctccccgtgactgcgtgggttccctccgggtactccggcttcctcccacctccaaagacatgcacctggggataggttgattggcaacactaaaaaattggccctagtgtgtgaatgtgagtgtgaatgttgtctgtctatctgtgttggccctgcgatgaggtggcgacttgtccagggtgtaccccgctttccgcccgattgtagctgagataggctccagtgccccccgcgaccccgaagggaataagcggtagaaatggatggatgaatgtcaataacaaggggtgtcaaaaaaaagtaTCGATTTTCAGATTAAacatgattcttatttgtaacgagtcttaatcaaataaaacaaatctaaaatcaatttttaaaaaaaattaacttttttttatcaatctgtcctgtccagccactcaggcaaatcatattgttgatgtagatgtccgtatcttctgtacagatttactttacaaaagaaaagtgttggatattattaaacaaaaccagttttcttttgagTATGATataaattgatcagagctgtttatctgttttttggaggaatgtagttaatcatagaactgacaTCCAATGTTGTTAAATTGTAAATTTTGAAACGAGAATCGTTTTCAAGCGAAaatcgattccgaatcgaatcattacccccaagaatcgaatcgttacccccaagaagggaatcgttacccccaagaatcgaatcatgtggtgcccagaGATTCACGTTctaattttatgttaaaataaagccaataatggcatattttgtggtccccttttaaaaaaaaaagtttagaaaagtatcaaaatatattttggtaccggtaccaaaatattggcatcgggacaactcTAGTTGTGGTGTTTGTATTTGGTGTGGTGTTTGCCATTGTTGTGATCTCTCTCATCCAAAATCTATAGGGAGAGTTGGAACTTTGAGTTGCCAAGAGACGGCCTTTACAAAAACTTTCTGTATTTGGAGAGTGTCTTTAGAAGAGTGCACCAAAAGGCCTTTCAGATGTGCGCAACCCTGGAACCAACTACTGTGTAAGAAACGTTTGGCACCTTTTCCTGCCAACAAGGGGTTCTCCACCAAGTAGATATTTAGCTTGAGGATAGTTTCAGAGAATGTCGTCCTCAAAAGGAGTTTTTTTTCCATGTCACTGCCTCTCCCTGAAGTGTTGCTTTCTGCACCCTAGGGCCTGGTGGTTACATCTCCAAATACAGCCTCAGCTGGCTAGCTGAAAACACCTACGAAGGAAGGAAACAGCGCACCACCCAGCCACGTATTCCCTGGAATGCTGACATCTATAACAATGCAAATGTGCCCTCTTTGAAATGGGACACGTTTATGAGCAGTGATGATGAACTGAAGACGTTTTTGCAGACCTATCTTCTCTATGGGATTGCGTTCGTGGAAGATGTCCCTGCTACAGTTGAAGCCACAGAGGCCGTTTCTCTGAGGGTCAGTCTTATAAGGTATAACACCAttttccttcttttattttgccatcatattgcaactGCTGTATTGGTTTTCTCTTCAAAAATGTGCTTATGTGACATGCATACTTTGTCGAACAACGCAAAACACATCCAACATTGTTCCAATTCTGTTGTGTTACAACAAGGGAGACGACATATGGGGGAATGTGGTGCTTCACTTCAGATAATTCAAGAGGAGACAGCGCTTACAGCAACGTGGCTCTGGACCGCCACATTGACACATGTTATTTACATGAACCGTGTGGGTAAGTGGGAGGTATAGAGGCATACATTTATGCTTCCACCTAAATAACAGTTGGCATAACAAAACACTGCTACACAAATAAAATTATGTATATTTGCGCCGACATTCACCGCTATTCTGATTCATTTGcagtagggctgcagctatcaattattttattaattgaaTAATGTACCGATTATTTTcgagttatttattattattttgctcgagtaatcgaataaaacAAGTTATTGCTACAATGTGTCTTTTAGgggaaatagttgaaataaaccagGATTTTTGTAATTATGTTTATTGTTTCTTATGAATGGACATAACGTTAACATTACACGTTTGCTATACCATACGGTATATTattgccatccattttctaccgcttgtcccttttggggtcgccggGGGTGCTGTTTATATGTGAATAAAAggtaataaataataaagaaccaaactaaacaaaattgatgaATGAATTAACTGACAATGTATTAAcccggcaggcacaagacattaaaacgttgacaacttgttgaattgggtccggacgttgagcaactcaaacataacgttgaaacaacatgctttttgacaacgtttagtcaatgtcaggttgtgatgttgatttaaccattAAAAGGTGGTCTTTTCCCCATCAACGTTGTCTCGATTTAAGCCGGAGGTGTAGGCCGCAACCGAGCGGGAGCCCTGTTGGATGGAGTGCAGTCGTGAAGCAGCGTCACCCCCGTCCACGGGGTGAATGAACGCAGCTTGGTACTTCGCTCGAAAAGCAGCATAGTCGGGGCCCAGCCCCTAAGTTTTGTCTACTGCTGCGGTGGCCCACTTGAGAGCCTGCCCAGAGAGCAGTGAAAACACGACTGCCACCTTAGCTGCGTCAGAAGCATATTGAGATGGTTGGTGTTTGAAAATTAGTTCACATTGAACCAAAAAACCCTGACAAAGTTCAAAATCCCCCTCAAAGAGTCTGGGGCTGGCTATCTTGGGTTCCTGGGCTTTGGAGGGGCTCCAGGAGGTGGCGGCTGACGGAGCACCGGAACTCAGTACAGGAGGAGGAGCAAGGCTTGGACTAAGGTTGTCCTGACTAAGGTTGTCCAGTCTAGTCAGCAGGCTAGCGAAGGCGACCTCGAGCTTGTTCTCCAGGTTTGAAAAACAAGACTGGTGTTCCTGGAGAACAGCGTGCATGGTCGAGAGGTCGGGAGCCATGGGGGGTCCGGAAAGGGACGCGGACTTGGGTCTACTTGTGCCGTCTGGTTCCGACATGGCTAGGACATACTGTGACGTAAGGCGGGGGAAGGAAATGGCACGGAGGCAGGTATAGCACAAGGCGCATGTATTGACCTTGATGATGCGGTGTAGTGTGTATGCTACCATGtgtttgcaggactatgtgaagcgtttacaatgaatattaccaggggttgttgtaagtgcgtgttgagtgagaaggCGACAAGTCCAGTAGGGCGAGGCTGGTAGAAGAATCGGTAATACAAGCGGGAGGTCCATGGGGCTGGAGAGGCGTCAAGAGGTCTGTGCCCAAAGCAGAGGTCGTTGTCCAGGGAGGCAGTCAAGATCCAGAGGGGGAGTCCAAGGAAGCGAGGCGCACAGCTTGGGTCCAGGGAGACGGATGGAACACTGCGGGACAAGGAGACTACAAGAGACAAATGAACACAAGGGCAGAAAACACTGAGAGCGAGGTTCAAAGAGAGGAGCTAGACGTTACAGCTTACTGTCAGACAGAGAACTACGTTctagcactggatctcaggacacgctggcttttatGGTGAATGGTCTCATCAGCAGCAGGTATGTTGATCGTTGATTGAATGGGGCGTGGCTGCGGCAGAAGCGGAGCGTGTAAGGGCGTGGCCAGCGGTGCGCTCAGCGGCGCGTACTAGGTAAAGAAAGGCTGACTGCGCACGCGCCGTAACACAATcaccttattgaaaatatgttGCTTATAATCGGCAAGACTGGACGGAGAAGCAACCTGTAGAAGACACCGTATTAGTCCGGTCCCAAAAGTAAATGTTGaacagtttttttttccattatttcataaaacttaTGTagtaaatgtttttctttttaaagggtGTTACAGGACAAGCgcagattaaattgatttcaactaATTTGAATGATCTGGGTTGCTTTGAGATATGAGTATTTTGTGTTGCAAGCTTGGTCGATGAACGcaatgtgctcataagtttaggTAACACTGTACTTCTTTTGGGAAAAATTGCTTCAGTTTTTGTACAATTTAGTTTTCATCTGTCCTTTTGGAacggattaaaaataaaaaccgaGGTTTTACTGTAATAGTTTTTGAAATTGACAAAAACACCACTTAGACCTGTTCCAAAGGTGAAAAACACTCCCGTACTgtgataaatgtattattattaattattgtcaTGTAAGATAACATTTTCTGACgttactacactttttttttcagaaTTCAAGTTTTTCACTGCCTCAAACATGAGGGAACGGGAGGAAAGACTCTCCTTGTGGATGGATTCTATGCAGCAGAAAATATTCGCAAGAACTCCCCAGACCATTTTGAGCTGCTTTCCAGTGTTCCTATCAGACATGAACATCGTGAAAACACGCCTGGCCATCTATACTGCATGCAAGGCATCGGACCCATCCTGAATGTCTATCCTTGGAACAATGAACTTTACATGATACGGTATGTCAATAATgccaggtatatacagtataaaattAAAAACAGATGTGTTGTTATCACTGTGATCAGTTATAGATAATATGTTAATGCTGCATGTCAGGGCTATCCAAATCCTATCGGGGAATGACACGtagttcagttcaaaacatgggagacaaacatttttgccgaaaattcctaaaaaaaatagtGCCCCAGTTGTATTGAGGACCTGGACCATTGTAAACACATCAAcatatccttgcattgacattttaattatgcTAGCAAACATGGAACACTATAGTAAaatgtgtgatttacataactgaggcgttcctcatcttgtgtgatgactgtattatgctgatagtcaatatttgt
This Entelurus aequoreus isolate RoL-2023_Sb linkage group LG05, RoL_Eaeq_v1.1, whole genome shotgun sequence DNA region includes the following protein-coding sequences:
- the tmlhe gene encoding trimethyllysine dioxygenase, mitochondrial isoform X1; translated protein: MYYSPTLFWMADMIRTLSRSVQAAVRHTPWAPWTRRTPVRRFTCPPAALHFHQDFLEVHYRGNRLHLDYLWLRDNCHLTSSNNFTTNQRKVDTASIDLNIRPEDSKVEDNHLILTWPGGYISKYSLSWLAENTYEGRKQRTTQPRIPWNADIYNNANVPSLKWDTFMSSDDELKTFLQTYLLYGIAFVEDVPATVEATEAVSLRVSLIRETTYGGMWCFTSDNSRGDSAYSNVALDRHIDTCYLHEPCGIQVFHCLKHEGTGGKTLLVDGFYAAENIRKNSPDHFELLSSVPIRHEHRENTPGHLYCMQGIGPILNVYPWNNELYMIRYNNYDRSVTDTIPHDVIRRWYVAHRELTTQLKRPENELWVKLTPGNVIFIDNWRVLHGREAFTGIRQLCGCYLTRDDVLSKARTLGLQA
- the tmlhe gene encoding trimethyllysine dioxygenase, mitochondrial isoform X2 yields the protein MIRTLSRSVQAAVRHTPWAPWTRRTPVRRFTCPPAALHFHQDFLEVHYRGNRLHLDYLWLRDNCHLTSSNNFTTNQRKVDTASIDLNIRPEDSKVEDNHLILTWPGGYISKYSLSWLAENTYEGRKQRTTQPRIPWNADIYNNANVPSLKWDTFMSSDDELKTFLQTYLLYGIAFVEDVPATVEATEAVSLRVSLIRETTYGGMWCFTSDNSRGDSAYSNVALDRHIDTCYLHEPCGIQVFHCLKHEGTGGKTLLVDGFYAAENIRKNSPDHFELLSSVPIRHEHRENTPGHLYCMQGIGPILNVYPWNNELYMIRYNNYDRSVTDTIPHDVIRRWYVAHRELTTQLKRPENELWVKLTPGNVIFIDNWRVLHGREAFTGIRQLCGCYLTRDDVLSKARTLGLQA
- the tmlhe gene encoding trimethyllysine dioxygenase, mitochondrial isoform X4, whose amino-acid sequence is MGPKKVLSPDEGPGGYISKYSLSWLAENTYEGRKQRTTQPRIPWNADIYNNANVPSLKWDTFMSSDDELKTFLQTYLLYGIAFVEDVPATVEATEAVSLRVSLIRETTYGGMWCFTSDNSRGDSAYSNVALDRHIDTCYLHEPCGIQVFHCLKHEGTGGKTLLVDGFYAAENIRKNSPDHFELLSSVPIRHEHRENTPGHLYCMQGIGPILNVYPWNNELYMIRYNNYDRSVTDTIPHDVIRRWYVAHRELTTQLKRPENELWVKLTPGNVIFIDNWRVLHGREAFTGIRQLCGCYLTRDDVLSKARTLGLQA
- the tmlhe gene encoding trimethyllysine dioxygenase, mitochondrial isoform X3, giving the protein MYYSPTLFWMADMIRTLSRSVQAAVRHTPWAPWTRRTPVRRFTCPPAALHFHQDFLEVHYRGNRLHLDYLWLRDNCHLTSSNNFTTNQRKVDTASIDLNIRPEDSKVEDNHLILTWPGGYISKYSLSWLAENTYEGRKQRTTQPRIPWNADIYNNANVPSLKWDTFMSSDDELKTFLQTYLLYGIAFVEDVPATVEATEAVSLRVSLIRETTYGGMWCFTSDNSRGDSAYSNVALDRHIDTCYLHEPCGIQVFHCLKHEGTGGKTLLVDGFYAAENIRKNSPDHFELLSSVPIRHEHRENTPGHLYCMQGIGPILNVYPWNNELYMIRYNNYDRSVTDTIPHDVIRRWYVAHRELTTQLKRPENELWVKLTPGNVPL